A genome region from Pygocentrus nattereri isolate fPygNat1 chromosome 10, fPygNat1.pri, whole genome shotgun sequence includes the following:
- the LOC108430189 gene encoding D(1)-like dopamine receptor has protein sequence MESLENLTNETVVRADGAGVDGEGEGGGSARALLGFVLFLLIVSTLLGNTLVCAAVVKFRHLRSKVTNFFVVSLAVSDLFVAVLVMPWEAMSAVAGTWLFGRFCAVWIAFDIMCSTASILNLCMISVDRYWAIASPFRYERRMTHRVAFAMIGVAWTLSVLISFIPVQLNWHEQGGEEPQELEERGNGSAVTRADCKANLNRTYAISSSLISFYIPVLIMIATYTRIFRIAQTQIRRISSLERAAGQHPAPPHQHHGQNHQQGDEHALKTTFKKETKVLKTLSVIMGVFVCCWLPFFVLNCAVPFCRCVSDTTFAIFVWFGWANSSLNPVIYAFNADFRRAFSSLLGCHRLFSSAAAVEAVNFSNELVSYHHDTTLQKDAPANLQHQQPREEPAARLDKASISSGASRRLGHGRAHMLLPHECDGEISLDTITPFTSTGLVECEGLPGQIIND, from the coding sequence ATGGAGAGCTTGGAGAACCTGACCAACGAGACGGTGGTGCGCGCGGACGGAGCCGGTGTGGACGGCGAGGGCGAGGGCGGAGGGAGCGCGCGCGCCCTGCTCGGCTTCgtcctcttcctcctcatcgTGTCCACCCTGCTGGGCAACACGCTGGTGTGCGCCGCCGTGGTCAAGTTCCGCCACCTGCGCTCCAAGGTCACCAACTTCTTCGTGGTGTCGCTGGCCGTGTCCGACCTGTTCGTGGCCGTGCTCGTGATGCCGTGGGAGGCCATGTCGGCCGTGGCGGGCACGTGGCTGTTCGGGCGCTTCTGCGCCGTGTGGATCGCCTTCGACATCATGTGCTCCACGGCGTCCATCCTTAACCTGTGCATGATCAGCGTGGACCGCTACTGGGCCATCGCCAGCCCCTTCCGCTACGAGCGCCGCATGACGCACCGCGTGGCCTTCGCCATGATCGGCGTGGCGTGGACGCTGTCCGTGCTCATCTCCTTCATCCCCGTGCAGCTCAACTGGCACGAGCAGGGCGGCGAGGAGCCGCAGGAGCTCGAGGAGCGCGGCAACGGGAGCGCGGTAACGCGCGCCGACTGCAAGGCCAACCTGAACCGCACCTACGCCATCTCCTCGTCGCTCATCAGCTTCTACATCCCCGTGCTGATCATGATCGCCACCTACACGCGCATCTTCCGTATCGCGCAGACGCAGATCCGCCGCATCTCCTCGCTGGAGCGCGCGGCCGGCCAGCACCCGGCGCCCCCGCACCAGCACCACGGCCAGAACCACCAGCAGGGCGACGAGCACGCGCTCAAGACCACCTTCAAGAAGGAGACCAAGGTGCTGAAGACGCTCTCGGTCATCATGGGCGTGTTCGTGTGCTGCTGGCTGCCCTTCTTCGTGCTCAACTGCGCCGTGCCGTTCTGCCGCTGCGTCAGCGACACCACCTTCGCCATCTTCGTGTGGTTCGGCTGGGCAAACTCGTCGCTCAACCCGGTCATCTACGCCTTCAACGCCGACTTCCGGCGCGCCTTCTCCTCGCTGCTGGGCTGCCACAGGCTCTTCTCCAGCGCCGCCGCCGTggaggccgtgaacttcagcaaCGAGTTGGTGTCCTACCACCACGACACCACGCTGCAGAAGGACGCGCCCGCCAACCTGCAGCACCAGCAGCCGCGCGAGGAACCGGCCGCGCGCCTCGACAAGGCCTCCATCTCGTCCGGCGCCTCGCGAAGGCTCGGGCACGGGCGCGCGCACATGCTCCTGCCCCACGAGTGCGACGGCGAGATCTCGCTGGACACCATCACGCCCTTCACCTCCACCGGGCTCGTGGAGTGCGAGGGACTGCCTGGACAGATCATCAACGACTGA